The genomic segment ttatagagacagggttttaccatgttgcctagactcatctggaactcctgggctcaagcaatctgcccgccttggccccccagagtgctgggattacaggcatacaccaccacacctgacccattttctttattctacaaCACGAATATGATCTCATATAATGATTACTTGAATagagtttaagattttttttataattattttttacagttcttttGTCCTTTGAGTTTATTCCACTAGGGAAAGATATCCTTTATTTTGAAGTCATTCGAAAGAAGTCCCCTTATCAGTTAGGTCAATTTAATTTTGGGAAGGAaccatgttaaatatttttaaatgtttctgcttTTAGTCCTTATTATATTTCCTTCcacatctctaaataataaaattatattgtaccTTTTCTGAATGTAATttgtacattattattattattattattatttgagaaagggtctcactccagttgcccaggctggagtgcattgccctgctcctgactcactgcaacctcaacctcctgggctcaggtgatcctcccatctcagtctcccgtagctgcgactacaggcatgttccaccactgctggctaattttttttttttaattttgtcagtagagatggggtttcaccatgttgtccaggctggtctcaggcaaTCCACAGCCCTTGGCAACTAccaatctgttttctgtttctatgaaataGGCTAAGTGCCTgtaacattatgctaaatgaaataaaccagacatcAGAGATAAgaactgtatgattccatttatatggaatataaatataaatatagcataatgttttcaaggttcattcattttgtagcatgtatcagtacttcattcctttttatggctgggtaATAATTATTCCATTGAatgtatataccacagtttatccattcattagctGATGGACACATGGGTTATTTTCACCTCTTGagtattgtgaacagtgctgctgtgAAAAATATGTACAAGTATTTGTATGAATACATATTTTCGGTTTTTTGGGGGGGCATatatctagaagtagaattgctgggtcatacagaAATACTGTgttaaactttttgagaaactcaaaattgttttctacagcagccacaccattttacattttcaccaccAATGTACAAGGCTTcagcttctccacatcctcaccaacacttagttttcactttttttattactgccatcctagtgagtgtgaaTTGGTATCTCATCGtgatttggatttgcatttccctaatgactaatgttgAGCAACTCTTATGTGCctgtggccatttgtatatcttctttggagaaatgcctatttaaGTCTTTTAACTACTTTAAAATTGGATTACTTGTCTTTACTGTTGAGTCAAACAAGttttttacatattctggatactagactcTTATGagatatgtaatttgcaaatattttctcccactacGGTTcaatttgctcttatttttattgttggtgAGTTGAAAGTTGAGGTCATtgatttgagcttttttttcttttccaatatggGCAATACCTTCTAAGTACTACTTTAGGGCACTCCACAACGTTTGATacgttatattttcattttcattcagtgcaaaatatgttctaattttcctttcactttcttctttgacccatgggttATTAGGGTTGTATATTTGGATTCAAAATATTtggattttggccaggcatggtggctcgcgcctgtaatcccagcactttgggaggccgaggtgggtggatcacctgaggtgaggagttctagaccagcctggctaacatggtgaaactccgtctctactaaaaatacaaaaaattagctgggcgtggtggtgggcacctgtagtcccagctactagggaggctgaggcaggagaatggtgtgaacctgggaggcagagcctgccactgcactccatcctgggcaacagagcaagactccgtcaaaaaaaaaaaaaaaaaattagatttttccaAACGTCTtgctgttactgatttctaatttaattttattatagttagagaacatactttgtgTGATTTGAATTGTTTTAGGTTTATTGAGTTTATGGCTCAGAATATGGTCTGCCTCGGTGAATATCTTATGTACACATGAAaagtatatatattctattttggGGTGTTCTACAAATATCAATtaagttggccaggtgtggtggctcacacctgtaaccccagcactttggaaggctgatgtgggtgcatcgcttgaggccagaagtttgagaccagcctggccaacatggcaaaaccctgtctctactaaagatacaaaaattagctgggtctggtggcatgtgcctgtagtctcagctactcgagaggctgaggcaggagaattgcttgaacctaggaggcagagaggttgcagtgagccgtgattgcaactgcatttcagcctgggcgacagagcaagaccgtcttaaagaaaaaaaatatatatatatatatgtgtgtgtgtgtgtgtgtatgtgtgtgtgtgtgtatatatatgtataaaatctcAAGATGTTTAATAGTGTTGTTTAGGTCTTCTATATGCTTGCTGAATTTCTCTCTACTTGTGTTATTATGAAAGGGGTTTTGAAACTTCTAACTATAATTGTGGgtgtatctatttcttcttgaaggattttcagtttttgttcatatattttgaagctctgttattaagTGCATAAATGTGTAGAATTATGTCCTCTTGATAAATTGGCCCCTTTATCGTTATGAAATGACCTTCTCTTTCCACAGTAATAttatttgctttgaaatattctttatatattcatatagctgctctagctttcttttttttgaggcagagttttgctcttgttgcccaggttggagtgcaatggcgcaatctccgctcaccgcaatctctgcctcccaggttcaagtgattctcctgcctcacactcccaagctgctgggattacacgcatgcactaccacacctggctatttttgtatttttagtagagacgggatttctccatgttggtcaggctggtctcgaactcctgacctcaggtgatccgcctgcctcagcctcccaaagtgttgggattacaggcgtgagccaccgtgcccggtcaagTTTGTCTTTCATAttgctatttgttttatatttatctgttctttgtttcatttttcttcattttctgccttattttggATTAagcattattatcccattttatgtCCTTTGTTCCCTTATTAGTTATAactcctgtttttccttttaatggttattttattttaggattaaagtatgtatttttttttctgttaaacaaATAATGCTTTATTAATACAAATACCCACAAACTCTAAAGcactaagaaatttaaaatatctatgtcAGAACAAACAGGTGGCAATTCAACATCCAGGGTCAACAGAATGCTTGAAGGAGACTGCAGCAGATTGGATTCCCATGGTGGAGAGGGCATCTTCACAGGTGAAGGGGGGTCTAGCTGAAACAGCTTTTCAAGCTCTCTCTCCTCATCAAGGATCATGAGAGGCACTCCACTCAAGGGGAGATGTGGAATCTGGTGCTCTTCAGGCAGGTCAAAACTCTCAAAGCCTAGAGAACTGAAGGggaataatttttctatttctggataGGCATCATCTGAGGCAGGAACAGAGCTTTTTGCTTTAACAGTCTTCTCAGTCATCTTTTTGGCATAAAAGATTGGCTGTTTTTGTTTAAGGGGTCCATTGGTCTTTACTGACCTTTCTGTAGCTCTGTTGACAGTTCCCAAAGCCTTCCTGGTAGCTTTAGGTAAGGCTGGTAGAACATTGAATGTTTTGCCGAAACGTGGTGTTGAAACTTAAGATCTCCCATCTAAGGCTGTGATTGAAGGTCCAGACCCCAGCTTCAGCCCATCCTTTGCAGCCACAAGGGTACCTGGTTCTCCATTTTCCTTATCAACATAGATCAGAGTAGCCATTCTGGATTATTGCTGCTCTCAACCAGATTTAAGTATATATCTTTAATTTATTACAGTCTATCTTCATTTGAATTATACCACATCACTTATAGAATACTTACACTTATAGGATATATCTTACAATAGTATACTTCCATGTCTCTAATGCTAGCTTTTATAATActgttgtcatatattttactgATACATTAGATATAAACCCACAATaagttattactatttttgtttaaagTTGTTAACTTTTAgagatttaaattattaaaaaatcaaaatatgtttacttttgtTGTTACTATTTCAAGTGCTCTTCATTTCTTAGTAATTTCCAGAAATCCAGAATAACTTTTCTATATCTGAAGGGCTTCCTTGAATGTTTCTTGTTGTATGAGTCAACTGGTTAtgaatttttcagcttttttttcagTCTGAAAAAATCTTTATATAGCTTTATATATCTTTGATCTTTATGTATCTTTGATTTTGAAGGATATTTGTGCTAGGTAAAGAATTTTAGGTTGACAAATTTTTTTATTCAGTACGTTGTAGATGTTGCTCTACTTcttgcttgtaattttttttttttttttttgagacggaatcttgctttgtcacccaggctggagtacagtggtgccatctcagctcactgcgacctctgccccccaggttcaagtgattctcctgcctcagcctcctgaggagctggaattacaggcatgcgccaccacacccggctaatttttgtatttttagtagagtcggggtttcaccatatttgccaggctcatctcaaattcctgacctcaggtgatctgcccgttgccctcctccgcctccacaagtgttgggattacaggcatgagccactgtgcccggccacttgtactatttctgatgagaaatatgCTGACATTTTTAACTTTGTTCCTCCGTATATAACATATCTTTTCTTCTGGCTGCTATTAAGACTTTATCACTGGTTTTTAGTACTTTTATTATGATGTGCCttggtgtagttttcttcatgtttctagTGTTTGAATTCATTGCACTTGTCAGATCTgtgagtttatagttttcatctaaTTTGGGAATATGTCAGCCATAATTTCTACAAATGCGTTTTCCTATCCCATCCTGCAACACCATCCTTATCTTCTCCTTAAGGGAATCTAATTGCAAGTATATTAGGCTGCTTACATTTTTCCACAGCTCATCGATTCTCTTTacgtttctcttttttttggttttttgaaacagagtctcactctgttgcccaggctagagtgcagtggcacaatctctgctcactgaaacctccgcctcctggcttcaaatgattctcatgcctcagactcccaagtagctgggactacaggtatgcaccaccatgcccatctaatttttgtatttttagtagagatgggattttgccatgctggccaggctggtcttgaactccaggcctcaagtgatccatctgcctcagcctctcaaaatgctgggattacaggtgtgggttactgcacctggccttaattcttttttctgtctacattttagaaagtttctattgctgtcttcaagtttactaatcttttcttctgtaatGTCTAGTCTTCTGTTAATCCTATCCAGTGTATTTTCCACTTTAGAGATTATTGTTTTCATCTCTAAAAGTCGGACTTAGAAATGTTATACTTTCTTTGTCTCTACTTAACTTTTTGAATATATtactattgttgttattattattattattttgtagagatgggatctccctatgttgcccaagctggtcttgacctcctaaaATGAAGGGATCCTCTTaccttgtcctctcaaagtgggattacaggcgtgagccaccaagacCTGCCTACATTACCattataataactgttttaatgtcctAGTCAGCTAATTCTAACATCTATGTCAGTTGCAGGTCAGTTTtagtgattactttttttttttttttttttttgagacggagtctcgctctattgcccaggctggagtgcagtggggcaatctccgctcactgcaagctccacctcccgggttcacgccattctcctgcctcagcttccctagtatctgggactaaaggcgcccaccgccacgcccagctaatttttttgtcttttcagtagagacagagtttccccgtgttcaccatgatggtcttgatctcctgacctcatgatctgcccgcctcagcctcacaaagtgctgaggcgtgagccaccgcacccggcccctagTGATTACTTTTTAATCTCATTATtggtcatatttttctgtttctttgcatgccttGTAATACTGAATGCCACATATTCAATATTGAATGTCagacattgtgatttttttccttgctggATGCTggatatttttctgttcttataaATATGCCTGGATTTTAATTTGAGATAGAGTTAAATTACGAGGAAATAGTTCATAAATATGCCTGGATTTTAATTTGAGATAGAGGTAAATTACTAGGAAATAGTTCAATCCTTTCAGATCTtacttccatatatatatatatatatatttttttttttttggcaggactCAAGCAGTATTTATTCTAGGGCTAATTCCCCCCCAGTTTAAGTAAGGTAAGACTCTTCTTAGTATTCTACCTCCATTGAGTTAGGAGCGTTTCTAGTCTACCTGATAGGAACAGTCACTATTCCTGGCCCTCTGTGAGTTTCCAGTGGTATTCTGTCTAAtgctt from the Papio anubis isolate 15944 chromosome 8, Panubis1.0, whole genome shotgun sequence genome contains:
- the LOC101001092 gene encoding LOW QUALITY PROTEIN: putative pituitary tumor-transforming gene 3 protein (The sequence of the model RefSeq protein was modified relative to this genomic sequence to represent the inferred CDS: substituted 1 base at 1 genomic stop codon); this encodes MATLIYVDKENGEPGTLVAAKDGLKLGSGPSITALDGRSXVSTPRFGKTFNVLPALPKATRKALGTVNRATERSVKTNGPLKQKQPIFYAKKMTEKTVKAKSSVPASDDAYPEIEKLFPFSSLGFESFDLPEEHQIPHLPLSGVPLMILDEERELEKLFQLDPPSPVKMPSPPWESNLLQSPSSILLTLDVELPPVCSDIDILNFLVL